CTCGCCAAAGTCGAAGCGGCCGCGCGTGGGCAGCGAGACGCACGAGCCTCCCACCGGCACGCAGATGGCGTGGAACGCAAACGACACGAGCGAGCGGTTCGTGCCGAGGTCCGTCACGACGCCGTCGGCCGTGACGTGCTGCAGCATCGCCTCGATCTCCCGCTGCGCCGTCGCGGGAAAGGGTTGCTGGGCTTGCGCCTGGAACCACACGGAAGCGTTGGCGCCCCCGCGCAGGCGCTGGATGTCCTCGAACGGAGGCGCGACCCAGAGCGTCCGGTTCTCCACGGACAGGGGAACGCGCGTGGAATCGGCCGTCGTGGGCACCTGGGCCGACATGTTGCGGCCGGAGATCCCGGCGAACTGGGTCTCGCCGGACAGAAGATAGAAGGTCGTGGGCCCGTCGTAGGCCGACGCCGACGGCGCGAGGGCGACGAAGAGGAGCGCCGGAACGAGCAGCGACGCGACAAACGATCCGGTCTTGCGCGACACCGGTTCCACCAACGGGCGGTCAAGACAAGGGAAGCGGTAATAGTTTTTGTGGTCTGGAACGCCGATCGCCACCGCGCGCCCGGCGGCGCCCGAGCGCCTCGCGCTTGGCATGTCCCCAAGCTTTTTCCCTATGCACGAACTCCGGAGGCCCGAAATCCCATGCCCGAGGCGCAAAAGGCCAAGGACGCGCCCGTGTCCAAGGCGGAGAACTTCTCCGAATGGTACAACGACCTCGTCGAGCGCGCCGAGCTCATCGACAAGCGCTACCCCGTGAAGGGCATGGACGTGTGGCGGCCCTACGGCCTTGCGCTCATGAACGCGGTGGACCGCGAGATCCACGCCCAGATGACCGCCACCGGCCACCAGGAGGTCCGCTTCCCCGCGCTCGTTCCCGAGACGGAGTTCCAGAAGGAGGCCGACCAGATCAAGGGCTTCGGCTCCAACGTGTACTGGGTCACGCGCGGCGGCAACAACGACCTCGACGTGAAGCTCCTCCTGCGCCCCACGAGCGAGACGGCCATGTACCCCATCTTCTCGCTGTGGGTCCGCTCGCACGCCGACCTTCCCCTCAAGACGTACCAGATCGTCAACACGTGGCGCTACGAGACGAAGCAGACGCGCTCGTTCATCCGCGTCCGCGAGATCCACTTCTTCGAGGCCCACACCGTCCACGCGACCTACGAGGACGCCGAGGCGCAGATCGCAGAGGACCTCGCGATCTGGTCACGACTCGCCGAGAAGCTGTGCCTGCCCTACGCGCTCAACCGCCGCCCCGACTGGGACAAGTTCCCCGGCGCGCGCTACTCGATCGGAGCCGACGTCCTCATGCCCCGCGACGCGCAGATCGGCGCCTACCGGACCTTGCAGGTCGCCACGATCCACCAGTACGGCGACAACTTCGCCAAACCCTACGACATCCGCTACGAGACGCCCGGCGGCGAGCGCCTCCACGCGCACCAGACGACCTACGGCATGAGCGAGCGCCTCCTTGGCGCCATCGTCGGCGTGCACGGCGACGACCTCGGCCTCCTCCTCCCGCCGCAGCTCGCCCCCGTCCAGGCCGTGATCGTGCCCATCCTGTTCAAGGGCAAGGAAGGCCCCGTGCTCGAGAGCTGCCACACGGCCGCGCGCGAGCTTGCCGCCGCCGGCATCCGCGCGCACGTGGACGAGCGCGACCTCACGGCCGGCAACAAGTACTACCACTGGGAGCTCCGCGGCGTGCCGCTACGCGTCGAGATCGGACCCCGCGACGTCGAGAAGGGCGAAGCCGTCCTCGTCCGGCGCGACACGAAGGAGAAGACCACGGCCAAGCGCCCGCAGCTTTCCGCCGCCGTAGGCGACGTGCTCGCCAAGGTCCAAACGGAACTCTACGCCCGCGCGCAAGGCATCGCCAAGGGACACGAGACGTGGGCCAAGGACGCGGCCGACGCCAAGCGCGCCGAAGGCGTCGCGCTCGTCAACTGGTGCGGAAAGGAATCGTGCGGGCTCGACCTCGAAACGAAGACCGAGAAAGCCATCCTCGGCGTTCCCGTCCGGCCCGAGTTTACGCAAGGCAAGCTCACGTTCGTCGAGGAGATGCCCCCACGCGGCGCGTGCGTGACGTGCGGCACGGCGGGGAAGCACGTGCTAAGGGTGGCGAGGACGTACTAGGATCCTTGAAGGGCCGCACCAGATCACGCGGTGATAGTTCGGGACAATGGACACATTCCCCTATCAGGACTCAAGAGATCCAGAGCGAACGACGCGTCCAGGTGATGCACCGGAAGCGCCCCTGCAAGAAAAATATTGCTGCACCGCATTCCCGTAGTTTGCACTTAACAGCATGGGGTTCGCCCAGAACCCTTCTGTTTTGTAGGAGAGGAATAGCATGGAAAAGTATGACAGCCTAAAGGCTGAGTTGCCGAGCATCGCGAACGCCGTAAGTCTGTTTCCTGCGCCGCTCCAGTTGCGCGTAATGGAGCTGATGTTTGCGGAATTTTTGGCCGACCGCTTTGGAGCCAAACCGGCCGTGGCGATTTCCGGCCAAGAGTCTCGGCCGAAAGTTACGAGCAACGGTGGCGGCCCTCTGGTTCTGGAGGCCGACGGTCGAAAGGAGATCCCCGGCATCGCTGTTGTCGACGGCGAGGGGAAACTTGCCCTGACGATCCGAGACCCAAAGGCGTCGAGCGCCTCGGAGGCGGCGAAGCGCATTGCGTACGTCACCATTCGTGCCAGCCAGCTTCTCACCGGTTCTGAGACGGTCTCGTCAAAAGAGACTGTGGTCCCAGCCCTGAGGGAGTGGCGCCTGCTGAGCGGCGGCATCCGCCAGTCGCTGGCCAGCGACCGTGGTCTGCACCGTGAGGGTCGCGATCTTCTTTGGCTTGACAAACCCGCCCAGAGCGAGGCGGACGAGTTTATCAAACAGATTCTCGACCCGAACGTAAGTGGCTCGTGGAAACCGGGGCGTGGCCGAAGCTCTCCGCGAAAGAACGGCGAATCCACCTCTGATTCCTCCGACGAGAGTGGCGACGATGACACCGGTGAAGAAAGTCTCTAGGATCGAGACCGCTCTTCGATAAACTGAATCAGTTCATGGACCAGCGGCCGAAGGTCGGCCGCGGTCCTCTCAATGTCAACCGCCATCGTTTGATATGAAATATGATGGGCCGCTAGATCCCCCGTCTTTTTTACGGCGTCCATAGTGCGCCGGGCATTTCGATTATGCACGATAGATGCGGCCAAAACAATCAGGTCTTCCAATGGCAAGAAAACTTTTCCACGCTTGACCTCGACTTCCCTATTTGCCACGAGGAACGCCTTGATAATGAGCGACTCCAAGAGTCGACGCATCAGGACCGCCGCGGCATCATAATACCCCAGTTCATAACAACCATTGATTTGGGCGAATAGGAACCGTAACGCGCCGGTTTGTCCGTCGGCCCACTCGATGGGAAGGATTCCCGGGCCGATCGGTTTCGGTTTCTTTGCGAGCAGCGGCGCCAATCGTTCATCAAGTTCACTTCGGCGACGTAGGTCGAGTTTGATCCCGCGTGGGGTAGATCCCCTAACAGCCCATCCTTGAGCAAATAATTGGTCAAAGAGTCGCGTAGGATTCGGTCGGGAAAGCCCAAGGTCCGAAAGTTCTCTGCACAAGTCCGCAATTCGATGCTCGGACTTGCCATGGACCGTGAGATCATACCACAACAGCGCCGCAGCAAGTTGCGGCTGCGTGTACCGTTCGTCAACGAGTTTGCGCATCAAACGATCTTTTTCGATCAATTCTTCTTCTAATTGCAGACCTCACATTTGGCTGTTCCCGTCGCCTACTGGGATTCCCGATGACCGCGATGGTCCCGGAATTCGAACGGGACCAATCCTTCCGCCGGCCCCGTATCTTTCTTATTCTCTTCGGACGTCGCATCTATGCGCCGTAGGCCCCAAACTGTCTCCGCCTGATCTCTTCCATCTGCAAGAGGCTGTAGACATCCCCCGCGCGGCGCGTGCGTCACGTGCGGCGCGGCGGGGAAACACGTGCTAAGGGTGGCGAGGACGCATTAGCGCCGCCGGCCGGATTTGAACCGGCGAAGCCACGAATGGCAACTCGCTTCTCGAACGAGCGCTATTTCCGATCTAAGCGACGGCGGCAGCGGGCGCGCTCTGCCCGCAGGTTTCGAGAGCCAGTCACAAGTCTTAAGATTCCGGACGAGCCATCCGAAACTGTCGGACGAGTGCTAGCCTCCGGATCTCCGGAGGTCCCGACCAAGCGACGGGGACCCGCCGGTTTTTCGGCGGGTCCGCTCTTTGATCTGGGCGCGAGCCCGCCGTGATTCCTGCGCATATGCGCAGTAAGGCTTCTTTCGCCCATCCCCCGGCGCGGGTTCATGCCCAACAAGCGCCATGCCGCCGCCGGAGGCTTCTCCGCATGGACCCCGTCGTGCACTTCGAGATCCCAGCCGACAACGTCGAACGCGCCAAGAAGTTCTACGCCAGCCTGTTCGGGTGGCAGCTAAACGACGTTCCCGGCATGGATTACACGCTTGCGAACACGACGCCCGTCGGGGCCGACCAGCGGCCCACGACGCCGGGCGCGATCAACGGGGGCATGATGAAGCGCCAGAGCGCGCAGCAGCGCACGAACGTCGTGATCAAGGTGAAAAGCATCGACGCGACGCTGCCGCGCATCGTGCAGGAAGGCGGAAAGATCGCGATGGAGAAGACGCCCGTGGCGGACATGGGCTTCACAGCGTACTTTCAGGACCCCGAGGGGAACGTCTTGGGGCTCTGGCAGGACGCGACGGCGCGGCAGTAGGAAGGCGCGCCGAACCGGAGGGCGCCTAGGCGTCGGAGTCGAGCACCCAAGCTCCGCCGCTCATACGTTGGTGCCCACGCTTCAAAAGATGTAGCGCTTACCCACCGCGATCGGGTCGACGGCCGGGCCGAGCGCCTGCGCGAGCGCGCCCATCGCCCTCCATCCGGTGCAGTGGCCCGGGGCGACCACGCGCAGGTCGAGCTGCCGCATCGCGTTGACGGTCGGCTCGATGATCGATTCGGTGCCCCCCGCGAGGTGGAAGCCCCCGATGACGGCGTGGATCGGGACATCCGGATGCAGGGCGCGCGCGTGCTGCAGGACGTTCACGACGCCCGCGTGTGAGCAGGCGGTGAAGACGACAAGCCCCTTGCCCGCGACGCGCAGCCAGAGGGCTCGCTCGTCCAGGAGCAGCGGGTCGGGCTCCCAGCTTCCGTCGGCCGCCTGGCGCTGATGGCCCGGGAACCCACGTTCGAACGGCGTGTTGCGGGGAATTTCGCCGCTGAGTTCGAACGTGCCGTCAAGGAGCGTGTGCCGCGTCTCCGTCGCGTCCCGCCGCGCGCCGTGGCGCTCCAACGAGTCGGGGCTTGGGACCTCGCCGAAGCGGAGGAACACGCGCGGGGTTTCCAGGCCGCGCGCGACGAACATCCCGTCGTGCGCGTGGAGGGGGACGTCGGCTCCGCCGTTGCGCTTGCGGATGAGTTCAAGCGCGGCAAGCAGTCCTCCCGCGTGATCCCAATGCCCATGGGAGAGCACGACCGCGTCGACGGCGCCCATGTCGGCATCCAAGCGCGCGACGTTGCGGCGGAAGCTCTCCTCGTCCGGTCCGGCGTCGAAGAGCACCGTCCGCTTGGCGGTGCCGCGCGTGGCCGTTACAAGACAGGAGAAGCCGTGCGAGGCGTGGCAGAGGTTCTCGCCCGCAAGCGCAAGCCCGCCGCGGCGCGCCAGTCCGGCAAATTCCGTCTGCGCGTGTGGCGGGACCGTCGAGAGACCGTCGGTCGCGTTGTCCACGAGGATCCGTATCTCGACGCTGTCAACGGCATGGAGTTCGGTCATGCGGATCGGCGGTCAACGGTCCGCGGCCGGATAAACCGTCCGGGGCTTCCCGGCCAACAAGGTCGTGCCCCTCTCCGCGATCCTCGACCCCACCTCCCCGGTGGCTCCCGCCATTCTGCGGTAAGGCACCCTCGCGCGGAACCCCCGCGGGGCCGGTTCCTCTACGATCTCGCGACAAGGTTCTTGTCCCCCGACGCCCACTGGGGCGCCGGGAGTGGCATGCGAGCGATGGCTGGGTTCCGTCCGTTGGTCTTGTGCGCGGTGTTTTCGTTGCTCTTGGCGCCCGCGGCGTCCGGGTTCTTCAACGACGACGACTACCACGAGGTGGTCCTTTTCACGTGGGACGAGTCGACGCTCGACGTCGTCATCGTTCCGCCGATTCACCCGTTGGTTACGTACCGCGTCGAGGCCGTGAAGCAGAGCGTGCAGGCGTGGCAGGACGGCATCGACGAGATCGGCGGCTGGCTGTCGGGCCGCGTGGTCCTCAACACGTTCACGATCGGCGACGTGGCCACGCCCACGATCGACCACGTGGCCGATCCCGAGGTGATCGTGCTTCTGTCCACGGAGCCGGGCGTGCTTGGCATCGGCATCCCGTGGGACTTCTTCGTCTGCGAGTTTGCGTTTGGCGAGTCCCCGTATTCCCTCCCGGCGGCCTTCGAGCGGGCGCTTGCAGGCGCCCACCAGCACGAGGGCTCGCCGTGGGCCGTGTTCCGGGCGTCCTCGTGCCGCGACTCGACGGAGAACGTCTGCTTTGTCGTCAACACGAACTGGATGATGTACCAGAACGGGATGTACGATCTCAACGCGCACGAGTTCGGGCACTGCCTTGGCATCGGGCACGTCGGCGACGCCGGCGACTTCAAAGCGAAGAAGTTTCCCGCCACGGACATCATGAGCTACCAGCACGACCCCAATCGCGTGCACTGCGTAAGCACGCTCAACATCCTGGCGATCCAAGTGGCCTTCGCCGGCGTGCTCGGCGAGACGCCGCCGCCCACGGAAAGTCCCTCCTGGCGCTCGTGGCGCGTGTTCGTGCGGCAGGCGCCGGCGGACTACGGGCAGGTGTCGTGCCTGAATCCGCCTTACGCGCCGCTCGACGAGTGCCAGTGGGATTTGATTCCACGGCTCAATTGCCAGTTCGTAGCTCCGAACTAGGCCATCCAAGGGCTGTCGAAAAGGGCGGGGAGAGGGAGGCAGCCGCCGGTCCTCGAAGGCAGGACGACCGGCGGCCGTTGGCGTCAGGCGGGAAGCGGCGCCGGGCCGCCGACGAGGCCCGCGAACCGGCAGGTCCAGCAGGCCACGACCACCGTGGCCACGGGGGCGGTCGCGAGGATCCGCCCGCAGTGCAGGCATTGCACGTTCGCAGCTTCCATGGTAATCCCATGGCATGCGCGAGGATATGAAACGCCATCGTCGTCCTTGGTCCGCGCGGCAACCGGATGGTTGTACGGGGCAAGGAGGGGAGGTTCGAACGGGGAGGGAAGAAGGAGTCCCGCCGGCTCACGGGAGGGAAAGCCGGCGGGGAGGCTTCGGGGGTTTGTCGTCGCGCCCTACAGGTGGGTCTGCGTGGCGCGTACCAGTCCTGCGAACCGGCAAGACCAGCATTGGAGGATCGGAGCCGCCGAGCCCACGTTGCGCGCCACGAGGACGCCGCATTGCGTGCAGCAGAGGTCCGCTCCTTCCATGGATGCCCGTTGGCCTTCGTGCGAGATAAGCAGAGTGGTCGGACTCTTTGAGGGGGGCAACCGAAAGGTTGCGCGGCGACGACAACGGGTTGCTACCGGAGGAGCGCCGAGGGAAGCTTCGTGGAGCCGGCCTCGAAGCGGTGGAGGGAGCCGCCGTGGTCGACCACGTAGAGCTCGCCGGCCTCGTCCTCGCCAAAGGACGTGATGCGAAGCTGCGTGCGGAGGATGGGCTCGCCGCGCCATTCTCCGCCCACGCCGCGAAGGCCCCACACGGTGCCGGTGCAATAGTCGGCGAAGAGGTACACGCCGCGCAGCGCGGGAACCTGCGCGCCCCGGTAGACGTACCCTCCCGTGACGGCGCACGTGCCGGCCTGGCGCAGCGGGTAGGTGAACACGGGGAAGGTCGCCTCCGTGGCGGTCTCGCCGGAGCGGTGGCGCGTGGTTCCCTCCCAGACGTTCCAGCCGTAGTTTCGCCCGGCGGCCGAGGCGGCGGGGACGTGGTTCACCTCCTCCGTCCGGTCCTGGCCGACGTCGGCGATCCAGGCGTCGCCGGTTTGCCGGTCGAACGAGAAGCGCCACGGGTTGCGAAGCCCCAAGGCCCAGACCTCGCCCGCGAATCCCGAGCGGCCCACGAAGGGGTTGTCGCGGGGAACCTCGTACGAAGCGCCCGAGACGTCAAGCCGCAGGATCGAGCCAAGGAGCGTGGCGGGATTCTGTCCATGCCCTTGCGGGTCGCCGCCGCTTCCGCCGTCGCCCAGGCCCGCGTACAGCATGCCGTCGGGGCCAAAGAGGACAAGCCCGCCGTTGTGGTTGGCAAAGGGCTGATCGACCGAGAGGATCACGCGGCCGCTTGCGGCGTCGGCGCGGTCCGGATCGTCCGCGCGGACGAGGAAACGCTCGATCGCCGTGTCGCCGCGCGCGTCCGTGTAGCTTGCAAAGAAGCGGCGGTTGCGCGCAAAGTCCGGATCGAACGCGATCGAAAGAAGCCCCTGTTCGCCGCCGCTTCGGACCTTGTCGCGAAGGTCGAGGAACGGCCGCGCCCCCACGCGCCCTTCGGCGAGGATCTTGACGAGGCCGCCCTGCTCCACGACGAAGAGGCGGCCGGTGCCGTCGTGGGGCGAGACGATCTGGATGGGTGACGAGAGGCCCGTGGCGACGCGGACGAGCTCGAAGCCCGCCTCCGGGTCCGGCCCGGGACCGCCCGGCGGCGGAGAGCCGGGGGGCGGGCCCAGGCAGCCGGAAAGCGCAAGGACGACGGCAAGCGCCGTCGCTCGCGTCACCTTCGCGCCTCCTGCGATTCGATCTTCTTGGCCGCGCCCTTCACGACGCCCATGAGGCGATGGAACTCCCACTTGCCGAGCATGGCGCGGCCCAGCAGCCGGCGGAAGGTGACGTTGGCGATCTTGACGCGGTGCTCGGGAAGCGCAAGCGCCCGCACGAGGCGGTCCCACTGCGCAAGCAGGACGTCCGTTTCCTGGCGGCTTGCGAGGCGGTATCCCCGCGGCTCGTACCGCTGCGAGAAGAGCTCGTAGAAGACGATCGCGGCCGCGTGGCTCAGGTTCATGCTGGGATAGTCGGGGCTCGTCGGGATCTTCACGACGACGTCGCAACGCTCGATCTCGGCGTTCACGAGGCCAAAGTCCTCCCGGCCGAACAGGAGCCCGACGGTGCCCTTCACGTTCCAGACGGGCGCGGCGAAGTCGCGAAGCGGCGTGGGAGCGCGAAGCTGGCGCTTCTCGTTGCGCGCGACATCGCTTGCCGTTCCCACGGCGTAGTCGATCTCGTCGAGCGCCTCGTCGAGCGAGCGCGCGACGCGCGCCTTCTCGATCAGGGGCCAGGCGTGGAGCGCGCGCTCGCGGGCCTTGTCGCCAAGCGGAGGCGGGTTCACGAGCGTGAGCCGCGAGAGCCCGAAGTTGGCCATGGCGCGGGCGACCGCCCCCACGTTGCCCTCGACCTTGGGATCGACGAGGACGACGACGAACTCGGGCACGGCGGCAAAGAAGGTCGGCGACGAATTAAGGCTGCCGTCGGGTCAGAGTCCGCGCTTGCTCCGCGAGGACGTGGCGACGCCTTCGAGCGCGGGATCGATGCGCTTCTTGTAGGAATCGGGAAGGCGGCGCGCGATCTCCTCGGCCTCCTTGCGGATGGCGAGCACATCGCTCTTCTTCTCGACGCGCAGCGTCTTTGCGAACTTGCGCCGAAGGTACACCTGCTCGACGAAGTAGTAGCAGGCGACGAGCGCGACGAAGCCCGACACGGGCATGAGCAGGAGGTTCCACTCGCGCACGGCGGCGATGTACGACGCGAAGGCCTCCGGCGCAAGCCCCGCGCCAAACAGCGAGAAGAGCAGCAAGCCCAGGAAGACGAAGAAGAAGCTCCCGCTGAAGGGGAGCATGTAGTTCTTGAAGAACTTGTAGCCGAAGGACATCGAAGGCCGGGAGAAAGGAAGGCGAGTTTAAACCTTTCTGAACGCCCGGCGCCTAGCGGGCGAGGTGGGGCAGCAGCAGCGGGACGAGGATGAGGCCCAGGATGAGAAGCCCCGTCGTCCACGTGATGCGGCGCGCCGTCCGCTCGACGCGATCGAGCTTCTCCTGCGTCTGCGCGTCGAGTCCCCGCACGCGCAGGCTGCGGTCGTCGAGGCGCTCGACCACGATCCGGTCGCCCGGCACGCCGAGGATCCGGCGCAGGATGCCTCGAACGCTCGTCCGGTACATCTGGCCGCCGTCGAGCGGCCCGGCTGGAAGCGCGTTGAAGGTGCCCACCATGAGGTTGAGCCAGAAGATCCAGTACATGGCGTTGGCGAGCACGAGGGTTCCTCCGACGCCAAGCGCCGAGAAGGGCCCGTCCTTCACGGCGTAGAACGTTGCGAGGTCGTCGGGGAATGGGGACAGGCCGGCGAAGGGAAGGCCGATGAAGAAGCCAAAGCTGTTCCATCCGCCGGCAAGCGGCTGCGTCTGGAGCTGGATCAGGTCCTGCATCGAGGGCGGCGGGCACCGGTCGCACACGACGGGGTAGCCGCCCTGCGAGGTGAGGTTGAGCGTGCCCACGCCAAGCCACGGGCGGCCAAAGTAGCTCTGGTTGTTGGCTTGCGGGAAGTGCGCGGCGAAGTAGCCGTAGCGGTCGACGAGGTGGACCTCGCGCTCGACGACGCGCCCGTCGGGCTGGAGGATGCGAAGGCCGATCGTGTCGTACACGTTCTTTCCCTCGAGCCGCCGGCTGAACTCGATCGTGTTCGCGACGGGCCGCGCGTCGACGTGCGTGAGCACGCTGCCGCTCCGGAGGCCCGCCTCCTCCGCGGGCGAGCCCGGGTACACGACGGAGACGCCCACACCTTCGCTCTTGACCGCAAGCGCCCCCCACGCGGAGGTGAACACGAGCGCGCACAGGAGGGCGACCACGAGGTTCGAGGTGACGCCCGCGGCAAAGACGCGGTTCTTGACGCGCGTAGGGGCCCGCTCCATCTCCTCGTCGTCGGGCTCCACGAAGGCGCCGATGGGCACGATGAAGAAGATGAGGCCCATCGACTTCACCTTGAGGTCGTGGGCGCGAGCGAGGATGCCGTGGCTGTATTCGTGCACGATGAGGGCGACGGCAAGCGCGAGGATGCCGTACCACAGCGGGATGAGCGGGTTCAACCCGGGAAGCACGAGGAGCTGCTCGGGCGGCACGGCCGCGCGCGAGGCCACCACGGGGTTCGTGGCGAAGATCCAAAGCTGGAAGAGGAGAAGCGCGAAGATGCCCGCGCCGGCCACGATCGTCGCCACGACGCCCACGTCGCCGGCCACGCGCCAGAACGATTTGGCGCGCGCGAGGCGGTCCATGAGGCGAAGGCCCTTCTCGGTGCGCCAGAGGATGCACGCTCCAAGCGCAAGCTCGAAGTTGGGCCCCGAGAGCTTGCCGCGGAAGCGCAGGACGAGAAGGACGACGAGGTAGAGGTTCAGGGCCGCCAGGAACAGCAGCAGCCCGTCGAACGATGCCATCTCGCGAGCGCATACTCGCCCGCATCGTT
This sequence is a window from Candidatus Thermoplasmatota archaeon. Protein-coding genes within it:
- the proS gene encoding proline--tRNA ligase, encoding MPEAQKAKDAPVSKAENFSEWYNDLVERAELIDKRYPVKGMDVWRPYGLALMNAVDREIHAQMTATGHQEVRFPALVPETEFQKEADQIKGFGSNVYWVTRGGNNDLDVKLLLRPTSETAMYPIFSLWVRSHADLPLKTYQIVNTWRYETKQTRSFIRVREIHFFEAHTVHATYEDAEAQIAEDLAIWSRLAEKLCLPYALNRRPDWDKFPGARYSIGADVLMPRDAQIGAYRTLQVATIHQYGDNFAKPYDIRYETPGGERLHAHQTTYGMSERLLGAIVGVHGDDLGLLLPPQLAPVQAVIVPILFKGKEGPVLESCHTAARELAAAGIRAHVDERDLTAGNKYYHWELRGVPLRVEIGPRDVEKGEAVLVRRDTKEKTTAKRPQLSAAVGDVLAKVQTELYARAQGIAKGHETWAKDAADAKRAEGVALVNWCGKESCGLDLETKTEKAILGVPVRPEFTQGKLTFVEEMPPRGACVTCGTAGKHVLRVARTY
- a CDS encoding VOC family protein, producing the protein MDPVVHFEIPADNVERAKKFYASLFGWQLNDVPGMDYTLANTTPVGADQRPTTPGAINGGMMKRQSAQQRTNVVIKVKSIDATLPRIVQEGGKIAMEKTPVADMGFTAYFQDPEGNVLGLWQDATARQ
- a CDS encoding MBL fold metallo-hydrolase, encoding MTELHAVDSVEIRILVDNATDGLSTVPPHAQTEFAGLARRGGLALAGENLCHASHGFSCLVTATRGTAKRTVLFDAGPDEESFRRNVARLDADMGAVDAVVLSHGHWDHAGGLLAALELIRKRNGGADVPLHAHDGMFVARGLETPRVFLRFGEVPSPDSLERHGARRDATETRHTLLDGTFELSGEIPRNTPFERGFPGHQRQAADGSWEPDPLLLDERALWLRVAGKGLVVFTACSHAGVVNVLQHARALHPDVPIHAVIGGFHLAGGTESIIEPTVNAMRQLDLRVVAPGHCTGWRAMGALAQALGPAVDPIAVGKRYIF
- a CDS encoding PQQ-dependent sugar dehydrogenase yields the protein MTRATALAVVLALSGCLGPPPGSPPPGGPGPDPEAGFELVRVATGLSSPIQIVSPHDGTGRLFVVEQGGLVKILAEGRVGARPFLDLRDKVRSGGEQGLLSIAFDPDFARNRRFFASYTDARGDTAIERFLVRADDPDRADAASGRVILSVDQPFANHNGGLVLFGPDGMLYAGLGDGGSGGDPQGHGQNPATLLGSILRLDVSGASYEVPRDNPFVGRSGFAGEVWALGLRNPWRFSFDRQTGDAWIADVGQDRTEEVNHVPAASAAGRNYGWNVWEGTTRHRSGETATEATFPVFTYPLRQAGTCAVTGGYVYRGAQVPALRGVYLFADYCTGTVWGLRGVGGEWRGEPILRTQLRITSFGEDEAGELYVVDHGGSLHRFEAGSTKLPSALLR
- a CDS encoding RNA methyltransferase — its product is MPEFVVVLVDPKVEGNVGAVARAMANFGLSRLTLVNPPPLGDKARERALHAWPLIEKARVARSLDEALDEIDYAVGTASDVARNEKRQLRAPTPLRDFAAPVWNVKGTVGLLFGREDFGLVNAEIERCDVVVKIPTSPDYPSMNLSHAAAIVFYELFSQRYEPRGYRLASRQETDVLLAQWDRLVRALALPEHRVKIANVTFRRLLGRAMLGKWEFHRLMGVVKGAAKKIESQEARR
- a CDS encoding site-2 protease family protein, with product MASFDGLLLFLAALNLYLVVLLVLRFRGKLSGPNFELALGACILWRTEKGLRLMDRLARAKSFWRVAGDVGVVATIVAGAGIFALLLFQLWIFATNPVVASRAAVPPEQLLVLPGLNPLIPLWYGILALAVALIVHEYSHGILARAHDLKVKSMGLIFFIVPIGAFVEPDDEEMERAPTRVKNRVFAAGVTSNLVVALLCALVFTSAWGALAVKSEGVGVSVVYPGSPAEEAGLRSGSVLTHVDARPVANTIEFSRRLEGKNVYDTIGLRILQPDGRVVEREVHLVDRYGYFAAHFPQANNQSYFGRPWLGVGTLNLTSQGGYPVVCDRCPPPSMQDLIQLQTQPLAGGWNSFGFFIGLPFAGLSPFPDDLATFYAVKDGPFSALGVGGTLVLANAMYWIFWLNLMVGTFNALPAGPLDGGQMYRTSVRGILRRILGVPGDRIVVERLDDRSLRVRGLDAQTQEKLDRVERTARRITWTTGLLILGLILVPLLLPHLAR